AGAAAAATTTACCCATTTACATATAAAAAATATAGCTATAAAATGTTTTAAGCCTTAAGATTTTGTTATAAAATATGAAAACTTTAATATTTACTTTATTGTTCCTTAAAAGTTTGATTCAACAATTCCTCATATAATTCATAATCTTTATGATTAAATAATACAAAATATACTTCCTCTATATAATCTTCCTCATCTATAAAATCCATTACAGCCCTAAGAGCAATTTTACTGGCTTCTTCTTTAGGGTAACCATAGGCTCCAGTTGAAATAGATGGAAAAGCTACAGTTTTTAACTTGTATTCTTTTGCTAGTTTCATAGAATTATAGTATGCATTATAAAGTAACTTATCCTCTCCTTTTGTACCATCCTTGTAAATTGGACCTACTGTATGAATTACATATTTACTAGGCATATTACCTGCAGTAGTAATTCTAGCTTCACCAGTAGGACAACCTCCTATCTTTTTGCATTGCTCTAATATAATAGGTCCTCCTGCTCTATGAATAGCTCCATCTACTCCACCTCCTCCTAGTAGGGTATTATTAGCAGCATTTACTATGGCATCTACTTCCATCTTTGTAATATCTCCTTCTACTATATGTAATTTAGTGTCACCATATTCATACATATATATTCACTCCTTTTTATACTTAATATATATTTATTTAATATTTTATACTTAATCATAAGTGATATAATAACATATATATTTATATTATATCATTCATTGATAATTTTGGAGGTGTTTCTTTGAAATATAATAATGTAACTGAAGCTATTTTTATTAATAGACCTAACCGTTTCATTGCAAATGTATTAATAAATGATAAAATAGAAAAAGTTCACGTAAAAAATACTGGAAGATGTAAAGAAATATTAAAAAAGGGCACAAAAGTATATCTAGAAAAATCTAATAATCCCAATAGAAAAACAAAATATTCCTTAATATCAGCCTATAAAGGAGATTTACTAATAAATATTGATTCTCAAATACCAAATGATGTGGTATATTCAAGTATTCTTTCTAATAAGATACCTGAAATAACAAATGTAGATTTATTAAAAAGAGAAGTTAATTATAAAAATTCTCGTTTTGATCTTTATTTTGAAAAAGATAATATAAAAGGTTTTGTTGAAGTTAAAGGAGTAACTTTAGAAATTGATGGAATATCTCTTTTCCCTGACGCACCTACTAAAAGGGGAACAAAACATATATACGAAATAATATCATCAATGGAAGAAGGGTATAACAGTTAT
This portion of the Keratinibaculum paraultunense genome encodes:
- a CDS encoding O-acetyl-ADP-ribose deacetylase, translating into MYEYGDTKLHIVEGDITKMEVDAIVNAANNTLLGGGGVDGAIHRAGGPIILEQCKKIGGCPTGEARITTAGNMPSKYVIHTVGPIYKDGTKGEDKLLYNAYYNSMKLAKEYKLKTVAFPSISTGAYGYPKEEASKIALRAVMDFIDEEDYIEEVYFVLFNHKDYELYEELLNQTFKEQ
- the sfsA gene encoding DNA/RNA nuclease SfsA, producing MKYNNVTEAIFINRPNRFIANVLINDKIEKVHVKNTGRCKEILKKGTKVYLEKSNNPNRKTKYSLISAYKGDLLINIDSQIPNDVVYSSILSNKIPEITNVDLLKREVNYKNSRFDLYFEKDNIKGFVEVKGVTLEIDGISLFPDAPTKRGTKHIYEIISSMEEGYNSYIFFLIQMPNIKYFKPNITMDKEFSDALLLAKEKGITILAYNSKVKPDEINLGKKIKVLL